A stretch of DNA from Anopheles nili chromosome 2, idAnoNiliSN_F5_01, whole genome shotgun sequence:
CAAACCCGGCGACGGATTGCGACCAAAGATGGGTGgcgctgtttatttttgtacatATCCATCTCTCCGGCTATTCTGGGACATGTGCCGCGCTCTATTGCTTCCTCTCCGATTGCTCCGAGTGACGGCATGCTATTGGAAAGATTACCTTAGCAATACCTCGTGGCTCACTGCACACTCAAAATAGATTTTACCAATAAGGGCTTACGGAGATCGGGAGTGTTGTCGAACCGCAACGAAAAGGATATTGAAAAAATCACGTGCTATGCGGGGCGCGCATTTGGTGCAGAGAGAATTTTGAACGCCACTGTACGAAGATGCACTGATGCATCCCCTTCATTAACATTGGAATAATTCTCCACAACATAAAAAGCGTGCATTATTGCAAACAGatttttgcttgcatttttaaccacacacgcacacataaaCTGCTTGACAAGTGTGACTGAACCTTCGCTTCCTGTCCTGCAGCAGGGTAAAGAAAAGGGTGTTAATTAGGGTCTTTGAGGAAAGCTCCTTTAGAACGACGTCTGGTTTCGATGCGGTCGCTGCACTTGCGTGTTGGTCAACCATTTCTTCCAGGGTGCTTTTTCCATTATCTCAATTCCCTGTCCCACTGGACACCCCGGGCCAGGTAATGTGTTTGAAGATGCATCCCTCCATTAGCTACCGTCATTTCCAGCCAAAGctatgttattttatttttcttcacaacctgtaaagcaaacagaaaatgTCAAAGAACGCTCCGTCGTTCACGAGACATTCGCTTCCCGTGAGACGGTGGCCACAatttcaaatgcaaatgaaaccaACGTTCAAGTGCATCCTACGGATGTTCTTGGCTCATACAGGCTGCGGTTTAAGCAACTGATGTGTGTTGCCAAGCTCAAATAAAAAGCGCATGGGCGTTCTCGCTCGTTTTGCTTTACGATTGAGATTGGTCGCCTGTCAAAGGGGGATCGCGAAGCGCCGATTCGCAATCAATCGGTACGTGGAGCAAACTATCATCTGAGCTGATACGAATGGGTGCTTCACTCCCGACGCAGTCCCCCACTTGAGGAACCTTTTCCGGGGTAGTCCAAGTGGCCGACGTCCAGCAACCCCCGGCTGAGCTTGAACGATAGTGAGCGATGTGTGTTTACGGTTCGGCGGCTGGCCTAGTTAAGGCTGTTACCACACACGCGGCCATCTCCTCATGATGATTGTCAATTTTCGTAGTTCTTCCTCGAACGTCTCTCGCCACTGCACGCACTTTGTACTCGGTGAGGCTTCCATCAGTGAAAGATAAGAAATGGGTCTCTCTCGCTAGCATAAAGCATTGGTTTCATCGCAAACTGTGATCCATCTTTCAGTAGGAAACACGCTGATTCTTAAAAAAACCCGAATGGCGTGCCCCGAACAGCGAGAACTGTCTTAGAAAACTAAAAGATAATTTGTGGTGTTTTCGTCCAGTTCTAACCAAATCAGCCCATCCCACAAGAGCACCCTTATCGTAAAGACCGCAGCGCTGGCTCATATGCATGTGCGTTGAGCTATTCTTGGCAGGTCTAACCTAGGCAGGTCTCGTACATATCTTTCTCTTTATCTTATCTGCTTCTGTGTGAATACTTTAAGAGATCTTTCCCTACACTCATGGTTATAATATATGATCTATCGTGCGTATAAGAGCTGCTATGAAAAATGATGGAAGTTGCCATAGAAAGTTCGACCACGATATCGTTCCAAAAGGATACTCGAATGGGCATGAAGATTTCCCTGCATGTAAATTAATGTACAAACTCATATCACTCCGCAGTGGATCATCATGCGTGtggtaataaataaaagctaGCGAGAGCGAATGCAGTCACATGGTTACAGATGCCGATCAACATgctccttcttcttcctccctACGCAATGCATGCAATGTTTGCTATAGCAAGCACTCCTTCCTTCCACGATCGACCACACAACCACGGAACAACGCCACAGATAAGCGGGTTGATCCACACGTTTCATATGAGCCGGTGTTCAGAATCGCGATTAGGACAGCACAAGCTAATATTGCATCATTTTATGGAATGACAGTCGGCCAGGATACATTGGATAGATGCGTTCTAAAATGTATAGAACCATCTAAAGGCTGAAAAATTCTGCTCTTTCAAGGAGAAATGGTATTTCACCATGTGAGccttaataaaataatttcataatcGAAAGGTCTCACGcggttatgttttgtttgttctgtcTTACAGCCTCTCATTTTTATGTACAACATAGTATGCTATGTGTTTCGCAATGCTTCCGCTCTGAGAGAGTGCGCCTCGAAAGAACATGTGAGATTTTAAACCACTCCCGTTCCCCTCAAGACGTTGTTTGTTAAACCAACGTTGATAAACTTGTTCTATTAACATGCCTTCTCATCAATCGATGCGTTGCTTAGGGCAGTGGAATGCATAACGATGCAATCCGCCAAACCCTGTGTGGTCGGATGAACATCGGTATCCTTTTTCTGAGCAACTGGGAAAATTGTCCCGCTGAGAGCATCTTCTTCCAGCACATGGTAAAAGACCCCCCCTTGAACTGAATGTCAGAGAGGCGAGATGTGCAACGAGCGCGGCAGACCGGCCGTGTGAGCCGTTCTCACCACCCGTCAAACGAAACCGTAATTACGTAACTGATTATATGACTACGGTAGGAGCGcaggtttttcttcccccacgCGGTGTTTACCATACATTTGTCCTGATCCTACCGGTGCCTCCGATAAGGATACTTTTTCACATTGGAAGGTCCGATAGATTAAACTATGCACgaggaaacgcaaaaaaatccttttcgcTCGTAACGTCCGATGAAAAGGGCAGCATGCTCTGCTGTAACCGCAAAAAAGCTAACCTTTCTTTTTACCGCTACTGTCGCCGCCCACCAGCGAGGACGAGGTGTTTCCATCCGTACCGGACACTACTTCCGAGGCTCCATCGGTCGCTTgcacattttccgtttccagaGCCATCGCCACACTACCGTACACAGCCCTTGCCTGGAACTACCCGTTCGCTACGGTCAAATTCGCACTTCCCTTTGCAGCCTCGGCACACGTTTCGGCGGCACTTAACCTTTCCAGCAGGTTGCACAGGTACACGAAAGAAAATCACTTTGCTTCTCTGGGTAAACCGACGACAGTGGACAGTCCTGAACTTTTCACCAACGGAACAAATCCGGCTTTTTCCGACGAAAATCCGTCGTTCCGTTCGGATCaaggcacaagcacacacacgcgcgcacggaAAATCGACCGAACTGTCAGCTGTCACGGCATGGGCAATGTGCTGCGGTTCACAGGTGCAGCAGCACTCTCTTCCGTTGCCGTCAGTTTGAGTCAGATTCTGACAGTTAAATAAGCAGAAATATCACGTTTTTACACcgccgttttgttttaccaTCAATTACCTTACAAGTACTACGCGTTTGCATCCACTTATGCACAGCATTAGGTCTCAAAGTTGTTCTATTAATTTCtacgaaaaaaatcaaaaaccgtttcttttccctctGGTAAACTGTCAAAACACCGATATTGTTTATTCTGTTTGAAGCAAAGTAAACAACACGAACGTAAACAACGCGATTTTCTGCAGTCGTTTCATACGAAAAGTGTGGCTGTTTTGGAATTTCGAGTGTTTATTACACAACATGGAGATACGGAACGAAGTCAAGCCGCCTAAGGATAAAGAggtcgaaaagaaaaagtttgTCGTGCGAAATGCTGCAGATATACAGCGAGCGAAACTGGAGAAGCTTATGAAGAATCCTGTAAGAAAGAATGGTTTATTGCCAGAAACAAATACGCAACTGATTCTGTGTGGCTTCTTTTGCCTACATTATTTTCGTTTAGGATAAACCAGTCGTCATACCGGCACCCAGCAGAAATCGCGACTTTTCTAATGCAATTCCAACGTTCGTACGAAATGTGATGGGTTCCAGTGCCGGCGCAGGCTCGGGAGAATTCCACGTGTATCGTCACCTCCGACGGAAAGAATACGCCCGTCAGAAACAAATCCAGGAGAAGAGTCACGCCGAGCATTTGGACGAAGCGTTTCAGGATAAATTGGAGCAAAATCGACAAACTGCCGAGGAGCGCACGGCGAAAAAACGAGCCAAGCGTCAGAAGAAGAAAGCCAAGCAGAAGGCAAACCAAGGAAAAAAGCCAAAGTTGAACAAAGGCGAGAGTGATGGACCTTCTTCTTCCTCCGATGGAAGTGATGAAGAGGGTAACACAGAGTCTCAGGGAGAAAAAGTTACCGATCCGGATAAGACCACTGAAGAACTAACTTCAAATGCGAATACTGAGAAAGTTATCGAAAAGCCATCGTCTCCTGTCGATAATTCCAATCCTTTGGCTCAGAAAGAGGCTAAAATTGAAAGAGAAACTGAAGAGATCAAAAACCAACAGACTGAGGATAAGAATGAAGAATCAAAAAACACAGAACAGTAGCtaaatgtgaaataaaaaggTGGATAAACAATATGTTATAATTTCTCTGAAACAACTCcgagaaacaaaattaagaCTCCTCCTCCATTGCTTAATATTTCCTTGAAGGATTTGCTGTATTGCTGGTACCAATATATAAAGAAGCGATAAGTAGAGATGCTTCCATCAGGTTATCGAGCTTGCGCCACGATAATCGAGATTATCCTTTGATAATTATACGGGCtcgtttatttattccacTACAATCTACGATGCTTCGCTGCCGTAACAAAATAATTGCAATATAAAGTtcagcgaaaataaaatactttcTACATGCAGAACAAATCCAAACTTATAGCTCGATCGCGCGAAGCTTCTCTTAATTAACTTTCCCACCTTCTTGGCGATGCTTTAAAACGCTACCcaataacaaaaaaggaggaaaacgTACTAAAACTTTAAATATATTTGCACTCTCTTCTCGTGTTCACTGTCAGTGTGTttcatatgtatatatatttttgtttcttcaaatTATAATCCCGTTTCGTTTACGCAtaggtttttttatatatcaTCGTTATGAATATTTCAGAACTGTAGCCCTTTCTTTCCCCGAGCGCGTGTCCTTCTTCTTTAAACCAGAAATCTACTTGCATCGCCTTGTCCTTACCATTCGTGTTTGcggatttcaattttatttaccattacggaaataaaaccaaatctCGCCAGGTCGCCAAGCACTCACATGTGAAGATCAGTCAACCTGGCATCGACGAATTCTCTGCTACTTTCATGCATACTTCCGTTTTTTCTTTGATGATGGAACACATTCATTTTCACTCAAACTTCTCACCAGGCTCTAACTCAGATGTCCGAAGAAACTATGTTCTCACTTGCTTTTTAATCCAGCACAGGGACATTTTACATTCCGCTTCCCATGCATTGCTCTCATTTTCTGCTCTAATGCCGCTTTGTTGAGCGTTTTGTAGAAGGCATCAATGCCGTCGCCCTATCCACGGGCATTCTCGGGGCTGATCTTAATCGCATTTTACATTATATTGTTGCTCGTTGCTCCAAGAAGTAATTCGCAACGGTAGCCATGTTCGTAGCAATTATAGTAGATAAtcataataatagtaatattAGCGGATgtaattatgttttgtttgcagctCCTTTCCCTATTTCTTCCCCACGTTCCGAACCACATTCCGTACGATGTTACTTTCCGCGCCAGGGGAGCGGAAGGGTGTAGGTGTATAATGTAGAGGGCATTAGAAGtagtttaataatttaaatagtaTGAAACAAGACACACACTCTCGCACATTTCCGCACCGCATCCGTCCTGCGCGCCGACGAGGATCCTTGACCTGTAGGGTCTTCCCATCTTCGGCGGTGACCAGGACAAccgcgtttttcttcgctttttcgcATCCACCAACACGCCACACACTGCTTGCTGTCTCTTCTTGCTCCAGGGGTGTGCCAAAAATCGTTCTATCGAGCACCAGAGTACGACTATTCTACCGGGCCTCAAAATGGCATCAACAACACGCATAGTGACGATGCCATTTCAGGCCCGGAATGCTGTGCAGTTTTTCGTTATGCGTGTGCTATAACAATATATACAATATGGACTGTCTCTGTGgatgtgtgtgagggtgtgcATTCGAGTGCACCTGTGTGGCTGTGTACAGGCCCATTTGCGCAGCTCCCAAGCCTAAGCCCAGAGTGCGCTCTCTATCACGGTATGACAAACGTAAAGGGCAGCCCTCTCTCGCCAGCATTTAAATCTAAAGGACTTGAGCATTTTACATTCAGCTCGTTCTAAAAACAATCTTATCAAACGCTACTATTCGCACTATGTACAAACAGCTTtcgacaaaacaaagccaatcTTACAGGCTCGGACAGTTCTTCAACGCGTTCAAGAGCGGAAGGATATTAGGACTTCGAGTTACACTTCGGGTCCATGCACTTCTACAAATGCCTCGCTCAATTCGGATGGTTTGATAACAGAACACTatcaaacgaaagaaaaaagtaagccaaaccgaagcgaaatgaaacacgCACTACACGTTTGGTTTCGTATTGTAACGATGGTCTTTCTATCTCTCAGCCGAGAAGACATGTTTATAAGCGGGAAATTTAGAAATAGGCTTGCACTAACATTTTTCTTGACATAAGCAATCGCAAAGGTCTGCACATTGCAAGGCAATATTTGAATATGTACATTACGATCGGTGTGCATGTGAAGCAGAAGCGACAAGGAAAGTATTTCAGAGAGAATTTTGGTACACAATTACGACAGCTTTGATGGGAAAGGATTTTGGCATCGCTGAAGCAACGCCCAAACGTTGCCTGGCCAATGGAAAACGGAAGTCGTCTCCCTATAGCTTTGCGAACAGTTCCAATTGTAACGCAACGTACGAAACATGCCAGCGTAACCCACGTCCAGGGCAGACAGAGAAGAATCAACGAGAAAGCTCGCGGGTGCGCGGTCGGGTTCAGCTCGCAGACGGAAGAGTAAACGTTTTGCACGGTTCTGGCGGGTGTGTTGCGGGGTGGCACTGTTTCAGTTTGACTTAGCGTGCTGCTGCGCATTACAACATCGTCGAATCGTTTATCACGCATCCGTTTCCTTCTCCCACACAATACGCTTTTCCTGCTTGCGCTGCTTCCTCGTTCCTCCCACGACGCCATGTTCGATCGAATTTGATTTTGTGAAACTTTCACAACTATAGCGTGAATTAATACCAATATTGTTAATcataatattttcttttccaattgCTGCTCGCTGCGTGCGTCTCCACCACGGGTGGCGCAGTTTATCCTTTCCCGGCCAATCAATCGTTTCCTGAATGTGTGTTGCAATACCCTACAGCGAGGAGTGCAAGAAATCACACATTGACCCCCCCGAGCCATCCATCGGTTTCGATTGGTTGACGGAGGAGGGGGGACAAGTTTCTAACAGCCTCTTCTTCGCCACGTTGTGTGCCTGCAATTCTGCCTCAACTATCAAATGTCTGACATACTAGTTATGTATAATTTGCTCTAATAATTATATTGTAATTACTTGTGTTTTGTTACCTTCTGCTGCGGTGTCGTGTATCGCTAGGTgagtttcatttgattttgcATTATGTTTAGTTCTGTTTCACTTTGAATACTAATGAACAGACCGAGAAAGaagttgtgtgttttttgttcttttttcattcaatgcgaagaagaaaatctgCAACCGGCAAAGGCCTATGTTGAACCTCCCGTCGACGATCATTTCATTGCATCGACGTGACTAACCCGAACCGAACAAATATGCTAACATTGAACTAAAACactatttctctctttcgccttCCGCTTTTGTCGTCACGTTGGCCAACCAGCTTCCACGCGTGTTAGAGGGCTAATCACGGAGAATAAAACCTCGGAGACAatcaaaaatggccaaaccCACCCAGGAAAGATATCTACTTTCCACCAGCATGCATTCATTCCCCTGTGAAGGGATCCGTTGAGGATGACAATGACGTGGCGTGTGTACGTCTGGTTCGGGGGCTTCATCTTCCCATCCGCGTTCATGTGTTGTTTGTTGAGaatttgctttgctttgtcgAAGAGCGAAcgtaattaaaaaaagataataaagCGCCAATGATTCGACCGGACCCAAACAAGCTGCCAACATcgggggttggttggtgggtggtggcgttgCAGGGTTGACTTAGCGGCACTCCCATACTTTAACCGTCGTGTCCACGCTGCCGGATATGACGTAAGGATGGGATTTATGCATATCTGCAAATGGTAAGAGAGCAGCATGAGCATCGAAAGGATACTTTGACTGTCCTTCAACCTACCCAACGATGTACAGAAATGGGAGTGCGCGTAAAGCGTCTTCATGCAACGTTTGTTGCGAAGATCCCAGATGCGTAGCGTTTTGTCGTCGCTAGCGGAAATCATGTACTTGCCACCGGGATGGAACACGATACCACGCACCCAGTTGTCGTGGCCGGCCAGCGTAAACAGGCACAATCCGGAGCTGACATCCCAAATCTGCATGAGGAAAATTGATAAAAGCATAGATAAACAACGTCCATTCTCTGGCTGGCCACCAACAGGAAAATAGAACATACCCTGATCGTTTTGTCTCGTGATCCCGACGCCAGGAAAGGACCTTGATGTGCACCCTTCTTGTTGTCTGCTCCGGCTGCCTCATTTATAGCCGCTGCTGCCGATTCCGGTGCCCAGGCGATGCATTCTACCGTATTTTCGTGCTCTCGTAGTTCAGCCTGCAAAGAACACGCATAAGATGAATAAAACTCACGATGTCGTTAGGACACTCTGAGGTTGTTTCCACGTACCTTACACTCCTTGGAGTTCGTTTGCCAAACCCGCACCGAGTGGTCGTTTGAGCAGGAAGCCATCAACGATCCATCCACGTTTACCCGCACCATGCGCACCCACTCCCGGTGGCCGGTGAAAGTCTTCACGCAATACCCGGTGGCCACCTCCCACATCTTGATCGTTTTGTCACGGGACGCAGAGAGCAGAAAATCGCCCGCCGGTACGAACGAAACCGACGACACGTTGTGGTCGTGTCCGTGCATTGTCTTGACGCACTCGTACGTCTGCTGGAAATCCCACAGTTTGATGGACAAATCTGAACTGCAGGATGCtgcaatgaaacgaaaaggaaGATACGCTTCAGCTTCAACCTGTCTATCGTATCGTGGCTCTTGTCCTTACCGAGCAGCTTCCCTTGTGAATCGAACGCCAGATCCTGTACCGAATCGGTGTGGCCCTTAAGCGTGCGCTCGTATTCGCCTGTCTCGAAATCCCACACCTTGATCGTAGCATCTTCCGAGGCGGATACCATCATGCTGAAGacgggatggaaaacaacCCGCGTGACCGTGGCCCGGTGACCTGCCAGGGCGAACTTTTCCGGCGGCCGTGGAATCCAGTCGCTCGGTGTGCGCTTCGCCTTGGTTGGGGCGCCCTCGATCACCTCTTTCTCTGCCTCGGACAGCTTCGCTTCCAGCTCCATTACCTTCTTCTGCAGCCGGATCACGGAGGTCCACTTTTTCTCCAGCAGACCGCCGTACTTGCGCTCAATCTCATTCGGCATGTCCGCCTCCTTCCGGAAGGCCTCCAGGGCATCTGTATATCCATTGCTTGAAAGGTAATCGGCAATCGCTTGGTTACTGTGGGAGATAAGGCATAGAAAACGATACAATTAAACGAAAGGTTCCGGAACGAATGACAGGAGACCCCACAGAGAACCCCAGAAAAAGCTATTCATGTCCATTTAAGATATCACCCCAGCGGGCATATTAAAATATGGCTTATCATCATTCTCCACACAGCCGAAGTCATCGAATAGTTTACAAACATACACCCAAAAACACATCAATCAAAAGCATCTCGCTTAGGTTTAGAAAAAAGATTAatattcaaaagaaaaacggaacaaaGCGCGATTGATTTCCAGCGCCTTAGCCTTCCCGAGGCAGCCTTAAACTATGGCCAGGCCACAAATAGACTTCCCAATCACAACACACCCCAATCGTCTCAACAACACAGTGATACGAATCACTGCCCCAAGCGGAAGGCCAAACTTCGACACTAACAGCGCCGGCTGAAagaagttttccttcgctctaACTGTAAACTAATCTGCCGAGTGATTTGACTACGCACGGCAGGGACGCGGGGAATAAGGAGTAATTAATCATTTTCTCATTCGGAACAAAATGGATCGTTTGGTTGGATGCGCAAAAGGCACAgtcagcgcaaaaaaaaaacctacacgATGCGCAGTGTTGATTCGCTACGATCACAACTTCCCTCCACAAAATATATGAAAAGCTCGATCCACGATCATCACAAGCACACGGTGATCTTCTCGCTGCCACCGACCGCTTGTACGTCGTTTGCATCCTTCTTGTAACTTTAATCATGACTTAGTAGCAGTCAAGCTTCGTTACCTCCGCGTGAAGGAGCACGAACATCAAATTATCGCTTGTCTCGCGCGTCTGACACAATAATTTTAATCACCGATCACAGGTGAGGTCGATCACTTCCGCGCGTGCTCGTCGGCGCCAGCTAGGAG
This window harbors:
- the LOC128729550 gene encoding PRKR-interacting protein 1 homolog; the protein is MEIRNEVKPPKDKEVEKKKFVVRNAADIQRAKLEKLMKNPDKPVVIPAPSRNRDFSNAIPTFVRNVMGSSAGAGSGEFHVYRHLRRKEYARQKQIQEKSHAEHLDEAFQDKLEQNRQTAEERTAKKRAKRQKKKAKQKANQGKKPKLNKGESDGPSSSSDGSDEEGNTESQGEKVTDPDKTTEELTSNANTEKVIEKPSSPVDNSNPLAQKEAKIERETEEIKNQQTEDKNEESKNTEQ
- the LOC128720685 gene encoding lissencephaly-1 homolog, encoding MKMVLSQRQREELNQAIADYLSSNGYTDALEAFRKEADMPNEIERKYGGLLEKKWTSVIRLQKKVMELEAKLSEAEKEVIEGAPTKAKRTPSDWIPRPPEKFALAGHRATVTRVVFHPVFSMMVSASEDATIKVWDFETGEYERTLKGHTDSVQDLAFDSQGKLLASCSSDLSIKLWDFQQTYECVKTMHGHDHNVSSVSFVPAGDFLLSASRDKTIKMWEVATGYCVKTFTGHREWVRMVRVNVDGSLMASCSNDHSVRVWQTNSKECKAELREHENTVECIAWAPESAAAAINEAAGADNKKGAHQGPFLASGSRDKTIRIWDVSSGLCLFTLAGHDNWVRGIVFHPGGKYMISASDDKTLRIWDLRNKRCMKTLYAHSHFCTSLDMHKSHPYVISGSVDTTVKVWECR